In Stigmatopora nigra isolate UIUO_SnigA chromosome 5, RoL_Snig_1.1, whole genome shotgun sequence, the genomic window CAAAGGGAGACACTGTGAGTACAGTAACAGAGAAGTGATACATCATTTGCAgccattttgactcattgtgCTTTCATCAGGGTGGTCTTGGAGATGATGGGGACATAGGAGAACCTGGACCACCAGGTGCTTATGTAAgacgaaaagaaaacaaatcccttgtcatttattcaatcattttaaactGAAAATGGTATTAATGTTGTTTACTTCAGGGAAACAATGGAAATCCAGGATTGCCTGGACCCTCAGGTGATCCCGTAAGATTATTTAAAGCAACTTCATTGTtgattaaaatgttgtttttatgtcaATGAACATTTGGGGGGTTTTGAGGCTAAAATAACAGCCctgttgtgtttgtgttttgcatATAGGGAGCCAAAGCCACGCGTGGTGGAAGAGGTGTTCTAGGATTCAAGGGAGACCAGGCAGGTTCTTGATTCAGATCAACCGGAGAAATATTTTACTGGGAAGCTCTTGGATTGACTGGGAAACCCTATAAAGGTTCAACAATTTGTTGTGCTTTTGTGCAGGGCCCGCCAGGGCTACCCGGGAAGCCGGGATATAAGGGACGTCGAGGTCCAATGGGAATCGCGGGTGTTGTAGGATCACCAGGACCAGCAGGACTTGCTGGGCCCAGCGTGGGTATACCTAAACATTTGAGATTAAACTAGAACTAATTGAAGAATTCCAAGTCATTCAAGATTTACCTCCAGGGAATTGATGGCATCATGGGCGAGCAAGGCAAGCAAGGCCAAGATGGGTTGAAGGTAAGATGATgcataaagttttttttgtgatatttcaTAATGATAACTCTGTGAATGATTCTTTATAGGGAGATCTAGGGCTTCCAGGAAATCAAGGAAATTCTGGAACAAGAGGAGACAAGGTTGGACATTGAATTCAGTCATCCACTGACATACTTGTAGTGATATTGTTGATAAGCCAGAAAATTTCTGGCACTCAATAAAATGCTGTGACTTTGATTTCACTCCCTGTTGCTCCTGGGCCACTACCTCATGATTTTAGAGCAATTCCAGATCACTTGATTTTGgataattttttatatatgCTGCAATAGAGTAACCATGTTTAAACCAATTATGTTGCTGTTTCAATATAGGGTCGCGAGGGTCGAGAAGGATTTTCTGGATTGCCTGGCCCTTTTGTGAGTACAATAAATGgctaaaaatcaattttcttcattcatttgttaTAGTTATCAAATACAAATTGggtatttttttatcttgttattttttgcaggGAGAGATGGGAAAATCTGGAGAGCGAGGGCCCCAAGGAGAACCTGGTATTAAGGTTCCTATTTGTCTAAACTTATTTTCTGATCCCTCCTGACTACATTGCAATTATAATTCAGTATATAtgtttattgtctttttgtttttgatgtgtatatatatatgactttTGTAAAGGGGAGGTTAGGAGTCCCAGCCACAAATGGACCCAAAGGGGAAAAGGTAATGCTTCTGAGTCTTTATAGATTTTCTGATTTAGAATTAAGCAAGGGTTTATTCTCATATGCCTACTAAGTTCCCAACCTGATAAAGGGAAGCTGTTCAAAAACTAAGACGTAGTGATTTTTACATTCTAGCTCACAAAAATGAGGCCTAATTACTTATATGAGAATTTTGTTTCCTATTTTAGGGTCTAAAAGGTTATTCAGGAGTCAGAGGACAAGATGGAATTGATGGAGCCATGGTAAAGCCAGTCCCTTTAGGATAACCCTCCTCAAGAATTGCTTTTTAAAagtcattccagaattggagAGCATTGTTTGCCACACCCTCTAAATTAAGAAGAATCTATGTTAATATAGATGGTGATCAATACTGTACATATTTACCAGGAAAAAGGCttaaattttatgatttttaaatcCTAAATGTCCTTCAATTCTAGGATGGCTCTTAATTATGAGTGGTTTAAGTACATATCACCAAATATATGAACCATACATTCTTATTAGGGCCTTACTGGTGAAAATGGAATAGCTGGTGACACTGGACCAGTAGGTCCAAAAGTGAGTTTAAAGATTAACACAAGTGTAAGTCATTTTCACAACAACATTTCCAATGGTCTTTTGCCATATTTGACAGGGATTTTCGGGGAAGACAGGAGCAAGTGGCCCCCAGGGACCTGTTGGGACAAATGTGAGTGTAAACAATAACCATACAGTTtgcattcaaatgaaaaatgaaaaaatgtcaagtcCATCTATCTAAAGACGTGACGCTTATTTACAGGCGGATGCTGGAAGCACGGGAATGAATGGAATACCCGGAAAGCCTGGAAAGAGAGTGAGAAATGATTCCAGATGCCACTTAATAAATTTGAAGTTGCAAAAACGTtacattatattgttttttttttttttttactagggtCAAAATGGAATAGATGGATCAAAGGGCCGAGAAGGAATGGAAGGAAACAAGGTAATTGCAGCGGATTCAAACATCAATTCGTAGGGATTTCTCAATGCTTGCTTTTCTTCGTTGGGAAGGGCAAGAGAGGTGAAAGGGGGCCACAAGGGAAAACAGGTCCTAAGGTAAGattttattatttgaaaaatactCTATGCAAGTCTATTTACGCTCTCAGACTCCCATTGACGCCGAGTAAAAATGGACAGGACGTCGATCCCCGTCATCGGCAGTCATCACTCAAAATGACATCTCACTCTCCCCTCAGGGCAAGATGGGCTTAGCTGGCCCACGTGGACATACAGGACCCCCAGTATGCGCAATACATAATCCAAAGTAAATTATTGACGGAGTTCAACAAAATACTCTGAAGtccattttttctctgtttgtAGGGTACACGGGGTGACATTGGACCATATGGAGTGGTTGGACCACAAGGACGTTCAGGTGAACAGGGCCCACGAGGAGCTGCCGGCCCCCTTGGGATGATAGGTTACCCTGTATGTCTGCTTTTATTTCCATTACATTGGAATGAAATGGTACTGTGTAAAAATTACACTGTAAGaaaattataaaatgtaatttttagtcCTGCTAACTAAATAGATTAAGTAGACATCCCTTAATTGTTCCCAATTTTTGGGTAACTTTTTATTCAGAGTGTTTCTAACTCATTTCATTAAGTTCATATTTTGAACTTGATTGACTGAGCTccattcattaattaatttatttaagtcAAACCAATAGAATATTGCACTGCACTTAGAatgtttaaatatgtattttattttgaatgtaaGTCTCTTCATTAAGAAGTtaaattagtatgttttttatCTCCTTGGCGACCATTGATGGTGACatgcgtccaatccatttcgaaCAAGAGAGAACATCAAAATAGAGGAAGCAGTAAATGtattcgtttttattttttttattttatctttaggGTAAAGATGGACCTCAAGCATCAATTGGCTCACCTGGAATCAAAGGTGGCAAGGTGAACATTTTCTACTTATGTAACTACActgaatgtgtatatttttttactcagaCAAAATATTCTGATTATAAATGTTTGctcttattctattttttagggACTTAAAGGAAGCATAGGAGAGGAAGGACGTGCTGGTCTCGATGGTGAGGAGGTAGATAGTTTAAGactgtgttgtttttaaatatcaacTTTCCACCATAGTGGTAAGGTTGCTaccattcatttcatttgaatttagatCTTCTGTACTTTTATCGACCAAAGTTGTCTTCAACCTTCTCTTAGGGTCCACCCGGGCAAAGGGGGGCTGATGGACCAACGGGACAAAACGGGACATCAGTGAGTACATGTCAATGGCTGCGTTTTGGGAAATGCAAacatgcacacttacacccCATGTTGATGATATGTGTTAAGGGTGATAAAGGGAGAAAAGGAACCTCTGGTCCAAGAGGTCCAAAAGGAATGGCGGGTGTCCACGGTGTTCCAGGTTACCAAGGAGTGAGGGGACGTCTAGGGAAGCAGGTTATTGAGCACACTTTTGTTCAAAGTTTTAGTGGGAGTTCAAAAGTGGTCAAGTTGTATTCATTATCAGGGCCATGCTGGCATACAAGGGGACAGAGGCAAACATGGATCTCCCGGACTCAAGGTAAGTAGAAtctttagatatttatttaattgacAGCAAGATGTTTATTACAAACATGCTTCACCAGGGTTCACCAGGCCAAAGGGGTCCCCAAGGTATGCTTGGACAGTTTGGAGCAGGAGGTGACACCGGGAATCCAGGAAACAAAGGCCAAAAGGGTCTTCAAGGAGATATGGTTAGTATCTTCTTGTTGGCACTTTCACTTCTATTGACAAAAGACACACAATCcatttacaaatgtttttgtttaaatgtgttAACATCAGAAATAATGTAATGTGATTTCAGGGGTCTCCTGGTCCTATTGGGCCGTCAGGAAATATTGGACCAGCAGCACCAGTAAGATCTATAGTTAGGCTTCAATAAGGCACGGCCCGATTACAGAAATCAGATATTGCTCAAATTCACTGTTGCAGTAAAGGACTCATTTAAGAGTCTCCAGGCTGATTTTCCGCTCGCTAATTAGACTGAACAAGCAACTTCTCTGAAGTCGAACAATAGCAAAGACATCAGTATTTCTATTTTCCTTTTATGCTGGATCTTGTGCATTGCGGTAATTTCTCCGAAATGGCCTTTCCAGGCAAACATAAGGAACAAAATTATCTCCTCAAAGATGAGTCAATTGCCATTTCGCAATGCAAATCTTAACATTAGACAAACTAAatggatgcttttttttgtctcttgctTGTACACATATATTTTAAGTTTTATGTGATGAAGGTGTTACTTAGGTTTGTGATTTTAGTTCAGCATGGAAAACACTTTTAAATGGCACCTAATATCGTCTGTCATGAGCCTCTGTGATGCTTTTTAGGGTTTTTCTGGCAAGAAAGGAACTGATGGCAAACCTGGAAGAATTGGAGCAAAGGTGAAATGTCCCATTAGTTGCATAAATACTACAGAGTATCCATTCATGTTGTCCGTGTAATCAACTGGTGTCCAGCGGAACTGTTATGTATGACTTTACGTATTGTCTTTATCAGGGCATCAATGGAAAAGTGGGTGAGCTTGGGCCTCCGGGCAAAAAAGGACACATGGTGAGTTTTTGTGATGTGACGCACATCACTCTAAACCTGCCTACAGTTTTTAATGATTATCTTCTCAATGTTGACCACAATGACgcacttggatttttttaaataacgctTTGCATTACCTAGGGAGGAAACGGCCAAAAGGGGGCAAAAGGAGAACCTGGAACTCAAGGCACAATGGTGACGTAtttcaaaaatctaaaatttttCCTTTCTGATTGGCTTATTTTGTGAAATGATCTTGAACTGTACATTCAAAgagctgatttttttcccccagggcAAAGAAGGAAGAATCGGCTTTGTCGGTGTCCCTGGTTCTGAAGGTCCACTTGGAGCTGCTGGTCCACCTGGTACTCTTGGCAATAAAGGATTTCGTGGGGCACCAGTAAGAATGTCACCATGTTCAAGCAGGTTTTCCACTAGTGTTTCATAAGCCTGGTGGGCCGTCAGGCTTCTCTTGACCCCTCCCCACAAAGCTATAGATGTGCTACAAACTAAAGTCCATTCAAAGTTTACATATTTTAACAGAGTCTATTGATACAAGTTTTGCTCATAAATGActtatattaaaacaaaatagtttttcctcctaaaactcTACCACCAGGCAATGGAATTTTCTGGGAGAAAACCTattgagtatattaatactgaATTGTTAATATTTGCTTGACTATATTGTGAATGTTGTCTTAATTAAGGGGTTGCCAGGTCAACTAAGTATTAAAGGAAACAAAGGAGCACCAGGGAAAATTGTAAGTTGCAATTCATACCTAATAAAATAGTAGAAATCTTCTTCAGAAgtatttgattgttttatccAATTATTAGGGAGCTGAAGGCCCCCCAGGGAACCAAGGACCGTTGGGACGGCG contains:
- the LOC144196667 gene encoding uncharacterized protein LOC144196667, yielding MEIQDCLDPQGAKATRGGRGVLGFKGDQGPPGLPGKPGYKGRRGPMGIAGVVGSPGPAGLAGPSGIDGIMGEQGKQGQDGLKGDLGLPGNQGNSGTRGDKGREGREGFSGLPGPFGEMGKSGERGPQGEPGEVRSPSHKWTQRGKGSKRLFRSQRTRWN
- the LOC144196668 gene encoding uncharacterized protein LOC144196668, with the translated sequence MNGIPGKPGKRGQNGIDGSKGREGMEGNKGKRGERGPQGKTGPKGKMGLAGPRGHTGPPGTRGDIGPYGVVGPQGRSGEQGPRGAAGPLGMIGYPGKDGPQASIGSPGIKGGKGLKGSIGEEGRAGLDGEEGPPGQRGADGPTGQNGTSGDKGRKGTSGPRGPKGMAGVHGVPGYQGVRGRLGKQGHAGIQGDRGKHGSPGLKGSPGQRGPQGMLGQFGAGGDTGNPGNKGQKGLQGDMGSPGPIGPSGNIGPAAPGFSGKKGTDGKPGRIGAKGINGKVGELGPPGKKGHMGGNGQKGAKGEPGTQGTMGKEGRIGFVGVPGSEGPLGAAGPPGTLGNKGFRGAPGLPGQLSIKGNKGAPGKIGAEGPPGNQGPLGRRGIPASISDDKSP